One part of the Streptomyces nigra genome encodes these proteins:
- a CDS encoding M23 family metallopeptidase has translation MTSPVSASDAASAQYASYGTQEAPYGDASAYGTYDATGYAAGHATTTFDADPLFGSLPGDGTGAYDATQWSTGTHTAHYDTYAGEQHGEQHTAYGTGAYDTNAWTAEHERLDFVPQQANGHDVSGQWDAQAWQQPDQSGAAPADPTQQWEWGTQNFDTGAYDATQWNSDGGSAQATDAYDTSAESFDQQATAHFEQAEHTSYDQSASYDEHSAYQDQYEDQTPYEDEARYDGTDQEAAEATSTGQLPVVEPLLDDQEEITPAPAPRAASRGGARSRRRTPPKRSALLTIAVPSACVMGVAGIAAASVGDLTDDKEPRTLASEGEAVKPSAANNKLDSQLESLSAGADDFADRASRTQERIDLKAQKAAEKRKAAEEAARKERLRPKFAVPVAQHGLSAYYGQSGINWMSVHSGIDFPVSYGTTVLAATDGTVRTQWNSAYGNMMIVTAKDGTETWYCHLSTYRVASGTTVKAGDPIAYSGNSGNSTGPHLHFEVRPGGGSAIDPLSWLRSHGLDPS, from the coding sequence ATGACCTCCCCGGTCTCGGCCTCCGATGCCGCCTCGGCGCAGTACGCGTCGTACGGCACCCAGGAAGCGCCCTACGGTGACGCGAGCGCGTACGGCACCTACGACGCCACCGGCTACGCGGCCGGCCACGCGACCACGACGTTCGACGCGGACCCCCTCTTCGGCAGCCTCCCCGGTGACGGCACGGGCGCCTACGACGCCACGCAGTGGTCCACCGGTACCCACACCGCGCACTACGACACCTACGCGGGCGAACAGCACGGCGAGCAGCACACCGCCTACGGCACCGGCGCGTACGACACGAACGCCTGGACCGCCGAGCACGAGCGCCTCGACTTCGTCCCGCAGCAGGCCAACGGCCATGACGTGTCGGGGCAGTGGGACGCGCAGGCCTGGCAGCAGCCCGACCAGTCCGGTGCCGCCCCGGCCGACCCCACCCAGCAGTGGGAGTGGGGCACGCAGAACTTCGACACCGGCGCGTACGACGCCACGCAGTGGAACTCCGACGGCGGTTCCGCGCAGGCGACCGACGCGTACGACACGTCAGCAGAATCCTTCGACCAGCAGGCCACCGCGCACTTCGAGCAGGCCGAGCACACCTCCTACGACCAGTCCGCGTCCTACGACGAGCACTCCGCGTACCAGGACCAGTACGAGGACCAGACGCCGTACGAGGACGAGGCGCGCTACGACGGAACCGACCAGGAGGCCGCCGAGGCGACCTCGACCGGTCAACTCCCGGTCGTGGAGCCCCTCCTGGACGACCAGGAGGAGATCACCCCGGCTCCCGCGCCGCGCGCCGCCTCCCGCGGTGGGGCGCGCTCCCGCCGCCGTACGCCTCCCAAGCGCTCCGCGCTGTTGACGATCGCGGTGCCGTCGGCGTGTGTCATGGGTGTGGCGGGTATCGCCGCCGCGTCCGTCGGTGACCTCACCGACGACAAGGAGCCCCGCACGCTGGCGTCCGAGGGCGAGGCGGTGAAGCCGTCCGCCGCGAACAACAAGCTGGACAGCCAGCTCGAGAGCCTCTCCGCCGGCGCCGACGACTTCGCGGACCGGGCCAGCCGCACGCAGGAGCGCATCGACCTCAAGGCGCAGAAGGCCGCCGAGAAGCGGAAGGCCGCCGAGGAGGCGGCCCGCAAGGAGCGGCTGCGCCCGAAGTTCGCGGTCCCCGTCGCCCAGCACGGCCTCAGCGCCTACTACGGCCAGTCCGGCATCAACTGGATGTCGGTCCACTCGGGCATCGACTTCCCGGTCTCGTACGGCACCACGGTGCTGGCCGCGACCGACGGCACGGTCCGCACCCAGTGGAACAGCGCCTACGGCAACATGATGATCGTGACCGCGAAGGACGGCACGGAGACGTGGTACTGCCACCTCTCCACCTACCGGGTCGCCTCCGGTACGACCGTCAAGGCCGGTGACCCCATCGCGTACTCCGGGAACTCCGGCAACTCCACGGGTCCGCACCTGCACTTCGAGGTCCGGCCCGGCGGGGGTTCGGCGATAGACCCGCTGTCCTGGCTGCGCAGCCACGGCCTCGACCCGTCGTAG
- a CDS encoding DUF5682 family protein, whose amino-acid sequence MARPAGPLLLGVRHHGPGSARAVRAALDAARPRTVLIEGPPEADALVPLAGDEGMRPPVALLAHAVDEPGRSAFWPLAEFSPEWVALRWALEHRVPARFIDLPATHTLAWGRDGDQRPESTAEPEDPQEAPADVRVDPLAVLAETAGYDDPERWWEDVVEHRGTAGGDAFAPFLGLEEAMSALREVYGSGGHDRDLVREAHMRLQMRAAQREFGDDVAVVCGAWHVPALRQKSTVTADKALLKGLPKVKAEMTWVPWTHRRLARASGYGAGIDSPGWYGHLFGAPDRPVERWMTKVAGLLRDEDRIVSSAHVIEAVRLAETLAVVRGRPLPGLSETTDAIRAVMCEGSDVPLELVRDRLIVGDVLGEVPESAPAVPLQRDLDRIQRRLRLRPEALERELELDLRKENDAERSRLLHRLRLLGVAWGEPVASRGSTGTFRETWRLRWEPELAVRVAEAGVWGTTVLMAATAKAEADAVAAPGLADVTALAERCLLAELPDALPVVMGVLADRAALDADVGHLAQALPALVRSLRYGDVRGTDTGALAEVAAGLAERVFVGLPPACVGLDTDAADEMRRHVDAVHGALGLLGDAETGMRRRWHKVLRVLSGRDTVPGVIRGRAVRLLLDDGELRQEDAARLMGLALSPGTPPADAAAWIEGFVGGGSGGGMLLVHDERLLGLVDTWLTGVPAEAFTDVLPLLRRTFSAYEPGVRRTLGELVRRGPGERQGVGTAGGGIPGFADELDIERADAVMPVVRLLLGLDGTEDGAAGRGSPAADDLVGATG is encoded by the coding sequence ATGGCCCGGCCTGCCGGGCCGTTGCTGCTCGGCGTACGGCATCACGGGCCGGGATCGGCGCGGGCGGTCCGCGCGGCGCTGGACGCGGCCCGGCCGCGCACCGTGCTGATCGAGGGGCCGCCCGAGGCCGATGCGCTGGTTCCGCTCGCCGGGGACGAGGGCATGCGGCCGCCGGTCGCCCTCCTCGCCCACGCCGTGGACGAGCCCGGCCGCTCGGCGTTCTGGCCGCTCGCCGAGTTCTCCCCGGAGTGGGTGGCCCTCCGCTGGGCGCTGGAGCACCGGGTCCCTGCCCGCTTCATCGACCTGCCGGCCACGCACACTCTGGCGTGGGGCCGGGACGGCGACCAGCGGCCCGAGTCCACCGCCGAGCCGGAGGACCCGCAGGAGGCCCCGGCCGACGTCCGGGTCGACCCGCTGGCCGTGCTCGCCGAGACCGCCGGTTACGACGATCCCGAGCGTTGGTGGGAGGACGTCGTCGAGCACCGGGGGACGGCCGGAGGGGACGCGTTCGCGCCCTTCCTGGGGCTGGAGGAGGCCATGTCCGCCCTGCGGGAGGTGTACGGCAGCGGCGGGCACGATCGGGACCTGGTGCGCGAGGCCCATATGCGCCTCCAGATGCGCGCCGCCCAGCGGGAGTTCGGGGACGACGTCGCCGTCGTGTGCGGGGCGTGGCATGTGCCCGCCCTGCGGCAGAAGAGCACGGTCACCGCCGACAAGGCGCTGCTGAAGGGGCTGCCCAAGGTCAAGGCCGAGATGACCTGGGTGCCGTGGACGCACCGCCGGCTGGCCCGCGCGAGCGGCTACGGAGCGGGCATCGACTCACCGGGGTGGTACGGGCATCTGTTCGGTGCGCCCGACCGGCCCGTGGAGCGCTGGATGACGAAGGTCGCCGGACTGCTGCGGGACGAGGACCGCATCGTCTCCTCGGCCCATGTCATCGAGGCGGTCCGGCTCGCGGAGACGCTGGCGGTGGTGCGCGGCCGCCCACTGCCGGGCCTGAGCGAGACCACCGACGCGATCCGGGCGGTGATGTGCGAGGGCTCGGACGTCCCCCTGGAGCTGGTGCGGGACCGGCTGATCGTCGGGGATGTGCTGGGGGAGGTGCCGGAGTCGGCGCCGGCCGTGCCGTTGCAGCGCGATCTCGACCGGATCCAGCGCCGTCTGCGGCTCAGGCCGGAGGCGCTGGAGCGGGAGCTGGAGCTGGACCTGCGCAAGGAGAACGACGCCGAGCGCAGCAGGCTGCTGCACCGGCTGCGGCTGCTCGGCGTGGCCTGGGGCGAACCGGTCGCGTCGCGGGGGAGCACCGGGACGTTCCGGGAGACCTGGCGGCTGCGGTGGGAGCCCGAGCTGGCGGTGCGGGTCGCCGAGGCCGGCGTGTGGGGGACCACCGTGCTCATGGCGGCCACCGCGAAGGCCGAGGCCGACGCCGTCGCCGCGCCGGGGCTCGCCGATGTGACGGCGCTGGCCGAGCGCTGCCTGCTGGCCGAACTGCCGGACGCGCTGCCCGTGGTGATGGGCGTCCTGGCCGACCGGGCGGCACTCGACGCGGACGTCGGTCACCTCGCCCAGGCCCTGCCGGCGCTGGTGCGCTCCCTGCGGTACGGCGATGTGCGCGGCACCGACACCGGCGCGCTGGCGGAGGTGGCCGCCGGACTCGCCGAGCGCGTCTTCGTCGGTCTGCCCCCGGCCTGCGTCGGCCTCGACACGGACGCGGCGGACGAGATGCGGCGCCATGTCGACGCGGTGCACGGAGCGCTGGGGCTGCTCGGGGACGCGGAGACCGGGATGCGGCGCCGCTGGCACAAGGTGCTGCGGGTGCTGTCCGGCCGGGACACCGTGCCCGGCGTCATCAGGGGGCGCGCGGTGCGGCTGCTCCTGGACGACGGGGAGCTGCGGCAGGAGGACGCCGCGCGGCTGATGGGGCTGGCGTTGTCGCCGGGGACACCGCCGGCGGACGCGGCGGCGTGGATCGAGGGCTTCGTCGGCGGGGGCTCCGGCGGCGGGATGCTGCTCGTGCACGACGAGCGGCTGCTCGGCCTGGTCGACACCTGGCTGACGGGGGTGCCGGCGGAGGCGTTCACCGATGTGCTGCCGCTGCTGCGGCGCACCTTCTCGGCGTACGAGCCGGGCGTGCGGCGGACGTTGGGGGAGCTGGTCCGGCGCGGGCCGGGCGAACGGCAGGGCGTGGGGACCGCTGGTGGCGGCATACCCGGCTTCGCCGACGAGCTGGACATCGAGCGGGCGGACGCGGTGATGCCGGTCGTACGCCTGCTGCTGGGACTGGACGGGACGGAGGACGGGGCCGCCGGGCGCGGCAGCCCCGCCGCCGACGACCTCGTGGGGGCGACGGGATGA
- a CDS encoding VWA domain-containing protein, giving the protein MTTEVRDPAGERLRRWRLVLGGDDADGTGCALSGRDAAMDGALTSLYGRGDKKQTAKDRSAGLGASAPSVARWLGDIRTYFPSSVVQVMQRDAIDRLGLSTLLLEPEMLEAVEADVHLVGTLLSLNRAMPETTKETARAVVRKVVEDLEKRLATRTRATLTGALDRSARINRPRHHDIDWNRTIAANLKHYLPEYRTIVPERLIGYGRASQSVKKEVVLCIDQSGSMAASVVYASVFGAVLASMRSIDTRLVVFDTAVVDLTDQLDDPVDVLFGTQLGGGTDINRALAYCQSQITRPAETVVVLISDLYEGGIRAEMLKRVAAMKASGVQFVALLALSDEGAPAYDREHAAALAALGAPAFACTPDLFPEVMAAAIEKRPIPVPDTP; this is encoded by the coding sequence ATGACGACAGAGGTGAGGGACCCGGCGGGGGAGCGGCTGCGCCGCTGGCGGCTGGTGCTGGGCGGGGACGACGCCGACGGCACAGGGTGCGCTCTCTCCGGCAGGGACGCCGCGATGGACGGAGCGCTGACCTCCCTCTACGGCAGAGGGGACAAGAAGCAGACGGCCAAGGACCGTTCGGCGGGGCTCGGGGCGTCGGCGCCGTCCGTGGCGCGCTGGCTGGGTGACATCCGGACCTACTTCCCCTCCTCCGTCGTCCAGGTCATGCAGCGGGACGCCATCGACCGGCTGGGGCTGTCCACCCTTCTGCTGGAACCGGAGATGCTGGAGGCGGTCGAGGCCGACGTCCACCTCGTCGGCACGCTCCTCTCGCTGAACCGGGCCATGCCGGAAACGACGAAGGAGACGGCGCGGGCCGTGGTGCGCAAGGTCGTCGAGGACCTGGAGAAGCGGCTCGCCACCCGCACCCGGGCCACGCTCACGGGCGCCCTCGACCGCAGCGCGCGGATCAACCGGCCGCGCCACCACGACATCGACTGGAACCGCACGATCGCGGCCAACCTCAAGCACTACCTGCCCGAGTACCGCACGATCGTGCCGGAACGGCTCATCGGCTACGGGCGGGCCTCGCAGTCGGTGAAGAAGGAGGTCGTGCTCTGCATCGACCAGTCGGGGTCGATGGCGGCGTCCGTGGTGTACGCGTCGGTGTTCGGGGCCGTGCTGGCCTCGATGCGGTCCATCGACACGCGGTTGGTCGTCTTCGACACGGCGGTGGTCGATCTGACCGACCAGCTGGACGACCCCGTCGACGTGCTCTTCGGTACGCAGCTCGGCGGCGGTACGGACATCAACCGGGCGCTCGCGTACTGCCAGTCGCAGATCACCCGGCCCGCCGAGACGGTGGTCGTGCTGATCAGCGACCTGTACGAGGGCGGCATACGCGCCGAGATGCTCAAGCGGGTCGCGGCGATGAAGGCGTCGGGGGTGCAGTTCGTGGCGCTGCTGGCGCTGTCCGACGAGGGGGCGCCCGCCTACGACCGTGAACACGCGGCGGCGCTGGCGGCGTTGGGGGCGCCGGCCTTCGCCTGCACGCCCGACCTGTTCCCGGAGGTGATGGCGGCGGCCATCGAGAAGCGGCCGATCCCGGTGCCGGACACCCCCTGA
- a CDS encoding esterase/lipase family protein, which yields MKVTGALPFLPFCRRLLPSGLAGLSLTLLKATALEIAILAGHVLLYPSGIAQERRSSGALPARDTTRLPAEAAAPVVLLHGFIDNRSVFVLLRRTLAQHGRHQVESLNYSPLTCDIRTAAELLGRHVEGICERTGSSRVDIVGHSLGGLIARYYVQCLGGDLRVRTLVTLGTPHSGTSVVPLANAHPIVRQMRPGSAVLEELAMPAPGCRTHFVSFWSDLDHLMVPLETACIDHPDLIAQNVRVTGIGHLALPVHPAVATGIRQALDTVPADAGTSRETDGLTVA from the coding sequence ATGAAGGTCACCGGGGCACTCCCCTTTCTCCCGTTCTGCCGACGCCTGCTCCCGAGCGGACTCGCCGGCCTCTCCCTCACCCTGCTGAAGGCGACCGCCCTGGAGATCGCGATCCTGGCCGGTCATGTGCTGCTCTATCCGTCCGGCATCGCCCAGGAGCGCCGCTCATCCGGCGCGCTCCCCGCGCGGGACACCACCCGGCTGCCGGCCGAGGCGGCAGCGCCCGTCGTCCTGCTGCACGGCTTCATCGACAACCGCTCGGTGTTCGTCCTGCTGCGCCGCACCCTCGCCCAGCACGGCAGGCACCAGGTCGAGTCGCTCAACTACTCCCCGCTGACCTGCGACATCCGCACCGCCGCCGAACTGCTCGGCCGGCATGTCGAGGGCATCTGCGAGCGCACCGGCAGCAGCCGGGTCGACATCGTGGGACACAGCCTGGGCGGTCTGATCGCGCGCTACTACGTGCAGTGCCTCGGCGGCGACCTCCGGGTCCGCACCCTCGTCACCCTCGGCACACCGCACTCCGGCACCAGCGTCGTGCCGCTGGCCAACGCGCACCCGATCGTGCGCCAGATGCGTCCTGGCTCGGCCGTCCTCGAGGAACTGGCCATGCCTGCGCCCGGCTGCCGTACGCACTTCGTGAGTTTCTGGAGCGACCTCGACCATCTGATGGTCCCGCTGGAGACGGCCTGTATCGACCATCCCGATCTGATCGCACAGAATGTCCGGGTCACCGGAATCGGTCATCTCGCGCTGCCGGTCCACCCGGCCGTGGCGACCGGCATACGGCAGGCCCTCGACACCGTCCCGGCGGACGCGGGCACCTCCCGGGAGACCGACGGCCTGACCGTGGCCTGA
- a CDS encoding ATP-binding protein: MTVSVEPTSVEAGETEAAQALRPHAEDAFAHELTALAAQDDRPRPARWKLSPWAVATYLLGGTLPDGTVITPKYVGPRRIVEVAVTTLATDRALLLLGVPGTAKTWVSEHLAAAVSGDSTLLVQGTAGTPEEAIRYGWNYAQLLAHGPSRDALVPSPVMRAMAEGMTARVEELTRIPADVQDTLITILSEKTLPIPELGQEVQAVRGFNLIATANDRDRGVNDLSSALRRRFNTVVLPLPESADAEVEIVSRRVDQIGRSLDLPTAPDGIDEIRRVVTVFRELRDGVTADGRTKLKSPSGTLSTAEAISVVTNGLALAAHFGDGVLRPGDVAAGILGAVVRDPAADRVIWQEYLEAVVRERDGWTDFYRACREVSA; the protein is encoded by the coding sequence ATGACTGTGTCCGTTGAGCCGACGTCCGTCGAGGCGGGGGAGACGGAGGCGGCCCAGGCGTTGCGACCGCACGCCGAGGACGCCTTCGCCCATGAACTGACCGCGCTGGCCGCGCAGGACGACCGGCCGCGCCCGGCCCGCTGGAAGCTGTCGCCGTGGGCCGTGGCCACCTATCTGCTCGGGGGCACCCTCCCGGACGGCACGGTGATCACTCCGAAGTACGTGGGCCCGCGCCGCATCGTCGAGGTCGCCGTCACCACGCTCGCCACGGACCGCGCCCTGCTCCTGCTCGGCGTGCCCGGCACCGCGAAGACCTGGGTCTCCGAGCACCTGGCCGCGGCGGTCAGCGGCGACTCGACGCTGCTGGTGCAGGGCACGGCCGGCACCCCCGAGGAGGCCATCCGCTACGGGTGGAACTACGCGCAGCTGCTCGCGCACGGCCCCAGCCGGGACGCCCTGGTCCCCAGCCCGGTCATGCGGGCCATGGCGGAGGGCATGACGGCGCGGGTCGAGGAGCTGACCCGTATCCCGGCGGACGTGCAGGACACGCTGATCACGATCCTGTCGGAGAAGACGCTGCCCATACCGGAGCTGGGGCAGGAGGTGCAGGCCGTGCGCGGCTTCAACCTCATCGCCACCGCCAACGACCGGGACCGCGGGGTCAACGACCTGTCGAGCGCGCTGCGCCGCCGGTTCAACACGGTCGTGCTGCCGCTGCCGGAGAGCGCCGACGCGGAGGTGGAGATCGTCTCCCGCCGTGTCGACCAGATCGGGCGCTCCCTCGACCTGCCGACGGCACCCGACGGCATCGACGAGATCCGCCGCGTGGTCACCGTGTTCCGGGAGCTGCGCGACGGGGTCACGGCCGACGGCCGGACGAAGCTGAAGTCGCCGAGCGGCACGCTCTCGACGGCCGAGGCGATCTCCGTGGTCACCAACGGCCTGGCTCTGGCCGCCCACTTCGGCGACGGGGTGCTGCGGCCGGGAGACGTCGCCGCGGGCATCCTCGGCGCCGTCGTCCGGGACCCGGCCGCCGACCGCGTCATCTGGCAGGAGTACCTGGAGGCGGTCGTCCGGGAGCGGGACGGCTGGACCGACTTCTACCGCGCCTGCCGGGAGGTGAGTGCGTGA
- a CDS encoding SWIM zinc finger family protein, whose translation MTQQGVRWTADQVLALAPDAASRKAGSKLGAAGPWSEAGSSDEGTVWGLCKGSGSKPYQTVIDLADASGPAYKCSCPSRKFPCKHALGLLLLWAGGDGAVPDGQAPDWAEQWLSGRRQRAQEKRAAGRAGSSAAAADPEAARRRAERRALRVTAGATELERRLADLLRGGLAGAEQAGYGLWEETAARMVDAQAPGLAARVRELGSIPASGPGWPVRLLEECALVHLLDQGWLGRERLPAELAETVRSRVGLPSSADGPPVRDRWLVLAQYDVADVKLTTRRIWLHGADSGRTALLLSFGAAGRAPELTLPVGLALDAEVSAYGGAGQVRAALGEQFGPPTPTAIRPPGVTTAQAAARYGEALRADPWLDSVPVTLDRVVPVQDGDGWQLADAEADSALPLTAAARSRPGLWRLVALSGGTPVTVFGECGHRGFTPLTAWVDGTGEAVRLW comes from the coding sequence ATGACTCAGCAGGGGGTGCGCTGGACCGCGGACCAGGTGCTGGCACTGGCACCTGACGCCGCATCACGCAAAGCGGGAAGCAAACTCGGGGCGGCGGGGCCGTGGTCCGAGGCGGGGAGTTCCGACGAGGGGACGGTGTGGGGACTGTGCAAGGGCAGTGGCAGCAAGCCGTATCAGACGGTCATCGATCTCGCGGACGCGTCCGGGCCCGCGTACAAGTGCAGTTGTCCCAGCCGTAAGTTCCCGTGCAAGCACGCGCTCGGGCTGCTGCTGCTCTGGGCGGGCGGGGACGGGGCCGTGCCGGACGGGCAGGCGCCGGACTGGGCGGAGCAGTGGCTGTCGGGCCGGCGGCAGCGGGCCCAGGAGAAGCGGGCGGCGGGCCGGGCCGGCTCTTCCGCGGCCGCGGCCGATCCGGAGGCGGCCAGGCGCAGGGCGGAGCGGCGGGCCCTGCGGGTCACCGCGGGGGCGACGGAGCTGGAGCGGCGGCTCGCCGATCTGCTGCGCGGCGGGCTGGCCGGTGCGGAGCAGGCGGGGTACGGGCTGTGGGAGGAGACGGCCGCCCGGATGGTCGACGCCCAGGCGCCCGGGCTGGCCGCGCGGGTGCGGGAGCTGGGTTCGATACCGGCGTCCGGTCCCGGCTGGCCGGTCCGGCTGCTGGAGGAGTGCGCGCTGGTGCACCTCCTCGACCAGGGCTGGCTGGGCCGTGAGCGGCTGCCGGCCGAGCTGGCGGAGACGGTCCGCTCGCGCGTCGGCCTGCCGTCCTCGGCGGATGGTCCGCCGGTGCGGGACCGCTGGCTTGTGCTCGCCCAGTACGACGTGGCGGACGTGAAGCTGACGACACGCCGGATCTGGCTGCATGGCGCCGACTCGGGCCGTACCGCTCTCCTCCTCTCCTTCGGTGCGGCGGGCCGCGCCCCGGAGCTGACCCTGCCGGTGGGGCTCGCCCTCGACGCGGAGGTGTCGGCGTACGGGGGTGCCGGGCAGGTACGGGCGGCGCTGGGCGAACAGTTCGGACCGCCCACGCCGACGGCGATCCGGCCTCCGGGGGTGACGACGGCGCAGGCCGCCGCCCGGTACGGGGAGGCGCTGCGCGCCGATCCCTGGCTGGACTCGGTGCCGGTCACATTGGACCGGGTCGTGCCCGTCCAGGACGGCGACGGCTGGCAACTCGCGGACGCCGAAGCCGACTCGGCGCTGCCGCTCACGGCGGCCGCCCGCTCCCGGCCGGGGCTGTGGCGGCTGGTCGCGCTGTCGGGCGGCACACCGGTCACGGTCTTCGGCGAGTGCGGGCACCGCGGCTTCACCCCGCTCACGGCCTGGGTGGACGGGACGGGAGAGGCGGTGCGCCTGTGGTGA
- a CDS encoding DUF5691 domain-containing protein, translating into MSSPSLPVDSPAPGAWEELVTTALLGTDRRTLPGCPPGQEAPVALLDLAAVETVRRRAGLRPARAAERPQPAPEEPRPALPPAAARRLALLLADRPGTGSGRRGSAPDLMELLPQWLAAANERGFAPPPQALPALLDAARGRTDLRPAALTFAGPRAMWLARLNPDWRFALRTAPGGGAAAPPLEDPAQVERLWQEGLFAERVALLAAIRAREPSAARELLATTWGTERAEDRLMFLDSLRTGLGPEDEPFLEQALGDRSRNVRATAAELLSALPGSALAARMAVRAGACVAVDHTGDAPTLTVEAPHECDAAMERDGVVAKAPPGRGERSWWFGQLVEAARLGTWPGRLGGRTPEEIVTLPVADDWQGELHAAWCRAAVRQRDAEWARALLGSPAAPEAGGPGAVSLAERAKLLATLDTGERAEWVAGFIATHGLSEAFQLLGVCAVPWGGPLGRAVVDALNIARDAGSYPWSFSGVMGLAERCLDPSEAGRLDGLLAIPDEPEDASPGATGYWAESFQRLVTTLRLRATMIAELEGSEAVRT; encoded by the coding sequence ATGAGCAGCCCTTCCCTTCCCGTGGACTCACCGGCGCCGGGCGCCTGGGAGGAGCTCGTCACGACGGCGCTGCTCGGCACGGACCGGCGCACGCTCCCGGGCTGCCCGCCCGGCCAGGAGGCCCCGGTCGCGCTGCTGGACCTGGCGGCCGTCGAGACCGTACGGCGACGGGCCGGGCTGCGTCCGGCGCGCGCGGCGGAGCGCCCGCAGCCCGCTCCCGAGGAACCGCGACCGGCGCTTCCTCCGGCGGCGGCCCGCAGGCTGGCGCTGCTGCTCGCGGACCGTCCGGGGACGGGCAGTGGCCGTCGGGGTTCGGCACCGGACCTGATGGAGCTGCTGCCGCAGTGGCTGGCGGCGGCCAACGAGCGCGGCTTCGCCCCTCCCCCGCAGGCGCTGCCCGCGCTGCTGGACGCGGCCCGGGGGCGCACGGATCTGCGGCCGGCGGCGCTGACCTTCGCGGGCCCGCGCGCGATGTGGCTGGCCCGGCTGAACCCGGACTGGCGGTTCGCGCTGCGCACGGCGCCCGGCGGAGGCGCCGCCGCGCCGCCGCTGGAAGACCCGGCGCAGGTGGAACGGCTGTGGCAGGAGGGGCTCTTCGCGGAGCGGGTCGCCCTGCTCGCCGCGATCCGCGCGCGGGAGCCGTCGGCCGCCCGAGAGCTGCTGGCCACGACGTGGGGGACGGAGCGGGCCGAGGACCGGCTGATGTTCCTGGACTCGCTGCGCACCGGGCTGGGCCCGGAGGACGAGCCGTTCCTGGAGCAGGCGCTCGGCGACCGCAGCCGTAACGTCCGGGCGACGGCGGCGGAGTTGCTGTCGGCGCTGCCGGGCTCGGCGCTCGCGGCCAGGATGGCGGTCCGGGCCGGGGCGTGCGTGGCCGTCGATCACACGGGGGACGCGCCGACGCTCACCGTGGAGGCGCCGCACGAGTGCGACGCGGCCATGGAGCGTGACGGCGTCGTGGCCAAGGCTCCGCCGGGCCGGGGTGAACGGTCGTGGTGGTTCGGTCAGTTGGTGGAGGCGGCACGGCTGGGCACGTGGCCGGGGCGGCTCGGCGGACGGACACCGGAGGAGATCGTCACCCTGCCGGTGGCGGACGACTGGCAGGGCGAACTGCACGCGGCCTGGTGCCGGGCGGCGGTGCGGCAGCGGGACGCCGAGTGGGCGAGGGCGCTGCTCGGATCGCCGGCGGCTCCGGAGGCGGGCGGTCCGGGGGCCGTGTCCCTGGCCGAGCGCGCCAAGCTCCTGGCCACGCTGGACACCGGTGAGCGGGCCGAGTGGGTCGCCGGGTTCATCGCGACGCACGGACTGTCGGAGGCGTTCCAGCTGCTGGGCGTGTGCGCGGTGCCGTGGGGCGGGCCGCTGGGACGTGCGGTGGTCGACGCGCTCAACATCGCGCGGGACGCGGGGAGTTACCCGTGGAGTTTCAGCGGGGTGATGGGGCTGGCGGAGCGCTGCCTCGACCCGTCCGAGGCCGGCCGCCTCGACGGCCTCCTGGCGATACCGGACGAACCGGAGGACGCGTCGCCGGGGGCGACGGGCTACTGGGCGGAATCCTTCCAACGGCTGGTGACGACGCTACGGCTGCGCGCCACGATGATCGCCGAGCTGGAGGGGTCGGAGGCCGTCCGGACGTGA
- a CDS encoding cobalamin B12-binding domain-containing protein, with protein MGVAAGPIRVVVAKPGLDGHDRGAKVIARALRDAGMEVIYTGLHQTPEQIVDTAIQEDADAIGLSILSGAHNTLFAAVIDLLKERDAEDILVFGGGIIPEADIAPLKEKGVAEIFTPGATTQSIVDWVRENVRQPAGA; from the coding sequence ATGGGTGTGGCAGCCGGTCCGATCCGCGTGGTGGTCGCCAAGCCGGGGCTCGACGGCCACGATCGCGGGGCGAAGGTGATCGCGCGGGCGCTGCGCGACGCCGGTATGGAGGTCATCTACACCGGCCTCCACCAGACTCCGGAACAGATCGTCGACACGGCGATCCAGGAGGACGCCGACGCAATCGGCCTGTCCATCCTCTCCGGCGCCCACAACACGCTCTTCGCCGCGGTGATCGACCTCCTCAAGGAGCGCGACGCGGAGGACATCCTCGTGTTCGGCGGCGGCATCATCCCCGAGGCGGACATCGCCCCGCTGAAGGAGAAGGGCGTCGCGGAGATCTTCACGCCCGGCGCCACGACCCAGTCGATCGTGGACTGGGTCCGCGAGAACGTGCGGCAGCCGGCCGGCGCGTAG